One genomic region from Candidatus Rokuibacteriota bacterium encodes:
- the rpsJ gene encoding 30S ribosomal protein S10, whose protein sequence is MVTVSADQKIRIRLKAYDHNLLDRSMKEIVETVRRTGARVTGPVLLPTMINRWTVLRSPHVDKTSREQFEMRTHKRLLDILDPTPQTVDALMKLDLPSGVDVEIKL, encoded by the coding sequence GAAGATCCGCATCCGGCTCAAGGCGTACGACCACAATCTCCTGGACCGCTCGATGAAGGAGATCGTGGAGACCGTGCGCCGCACGGGCGCCCGCGTCACCGGCCCCGTGCTGCTGCCGACCATGATCAATCGCTGGACGGTGCTGCGCTCGCCCCACGTGGACAAGACATCCAGGGAGCAGTTCGAGATGCGGACCCACAAGCGCCTGCTCGACATCCTGGACCCGACGCCGCAAACGGTCGACGCCCTCATGAAGCTGGACCTGCCCAGCGGCGTCGACGTGGAAATCAAGCTCT